TTCTTCAGCTGCTAATTCCTCCGATGCCCCCAGATCATCAATACCATATTCCTGGCAGACCTCAGCGACCAGGAGATTAAATACCAGATAGACGCCGCCGTCGTAATCCCCATCCTGGAAATACGGTGTAGACTGGTCCAGAAAACGACCGGCCTTGGCATCATTAATCCTACCTTCCAGACCATAGCCCACTTCTATTCTGCGCTCCCGGTCATCTTTGCTGATCAGGAACAATACACCGTTGTTTTTTTCCTGATCTCCAATGCCCCAGACCCGAAACAGTTTATTGGCATACTCCTCAACCGTGCTGCCTTCCAGGGAATCAACCGTCACAACGGCGATCTGGGCCGAGGTTTTTTCATCCAGAGCAGCGGCAATTCTAAGAATTTCCTGTTTTGTTGTATCTGACAGCATACCGGCATAATCCTGTACATAGATATCCGTTGCCGGCTTGACCGGCAGCGTCACTGCCAGCAGAGAAGGGCAAACCCCTGCCGTCAGCAAAAATACAGCCAGGAATACGAAAAGCAGTTTCTTTGCCATTCCTGTCCTCCTACTCGCCAAATTTTACTACCGGAGCCTTTTCTGCTCCTTCCTCGGCTTCGTAGTAAGTGTAGCT
This genomic stretch from Dehalobacter restrictus DSM 9455 harbors:
- a CDS encoding TPM domain-containing protein, with the translated sequence MAKKLLFVFLAVFLLTAGVCPSLLAVTLPVKPATDIYVQDYAGMLSDTTKQEILRIAAALDEKTSAQIAVVTVDSLEGSTVEEYANKLFRVWGIGDQEKNNGVLFLISKDDRERRIEVGYGLEGRINDAKAGRFLDQSTPYFQDGDYDGGVYLVFNLLVAEVCQEYGIDDLGASEELAAEESSGFDYDWIIIIVVLVIIIYFNSRNKGKRSGNFRGPFGGGFGGGFGGGSSGGGFGGGGFGGGSSGGGGSSRGW